Genomic window (Phragmites australis chromosome 5, lpPhrAust1.1, whole genome shotgun sequence):
taggttgtggaaggtggaatcacacacactcaagcgtcttaccacgctcttacaaatgttcttaccaacgcagcaaggaggaacaactggtgacaagtctggaagcgttggatgattgcaagagtgaacctgttcggatcaaaggaggtggagcttggaaatgcacaatatggtagcaaggattagcaataactgtaatcagatgagcaaagttaaataagtgtccaaagtatgaatcacagttgctggtctatcacgtgtccctagtcctagcacaacagctgaaacaaaggtaaaaaggatgatcagagaaagatacagcaaacagcacaattatctgggtgttctctatgtgctcctcttttttttcttttagcactagtaggaatcacaaaaaaaaatcgtatttttttgatattttgtttttctgaactaggagcacacaagcaacaaccacagaaattttcagctcaaacggatgcaagatgtggcctatagaaaatcaagcacgttctctgaaaagcgtgcggaaacttcgcggctcgaatactcaatctttcgagccgaatttgggaaaaaaatttcggcggAACCTGGCAAAgtggggagcaacggatgtaactttttctgtagatgtccgtgaaatttttttttgcctgattccgattccgtatgagaaagttatggccgttttactaaacccctgtcgagttagggttttttttcaaagcacctcttgcaaaAATTGACCTCTtgaaggtattgcaagcaataggatcgcgagatgaacaaggagggcagcggtggcagggcaattgatacaaggcggcttgcgacctatctagggttggcgtggcagaaagtaacacaaggcggctcgcggtggcaaatcgagtaatgtggtggctcgacttgttggtggggatggtggcgatgggatagcgacGTGATCAAAAACAGCatggagcgttgactaaaaaccaagaacatgactctaaaaccagcaacaagactcgaccacggacacaaactcaacaacgcacaactgaaaacaaaaattgcaaaggcacaaagggttctagggcagcggaaattgacggatttgttttggctttttctggactctaggtaatgaaaaacagactaatctaaaggggaaaacgtaattacctaatgggcaacctgaaaatctgataccagttgatgagtaatgttggcctgatcttccgataggtagcgataagtcggtgggtggagaactcgatgttgatgatccaaaggcttcgacccgaacagatcgtctcccttgcaatcactacaccacagctccgttggttatcaaccgtgtcgcgcggttgacctcgccaagaaggctcaatccctgcaagcgtaccgagaacacaagcaagaacgtagaagatgcaatctgaaatattgcgaattgaattcaagcactcgaagtcggggttccacaaacacttgcggcggcctagtcggtccggaacaagagcgaaaatctcacaactgtgtgtagatcaatatctaagcaaaacccaatcctaattagggcggcagctactgtatataaaagactagggtcggccaaggacccctggacgcgtccctaatggactccaacacgttacacggcccaacggcccaaaagatggtggcgtagcaccctgatagattctggatgtccacttgttttgacgattctcgttgactcagaaagaatttggacatgggactagtcccgttggaaagcttatctccttagctttcgaaccatgtgtagaacgtcgaaaacggagtccgtatgcgtcctgggcgatgattttagtacAGACTGGTCCtagactccgaaacggactcgaactggattggacctccaccttggcttgggcgcccttgctgttcttctccggtgttcctaagtaacaatacatcacaattattcagtagcatcccatcctcatcaaaatataaaggaacactaaggaatgagctcacctcatgatttagttgacgtgcacgagctcgtgtcaatggacctattgttggaggaatactcagtgtgtgtgtatccgaaagagtgatgtcctcatcacaacatgccgtcgccaggctctggacggattacctccggagtcggacaacggctaagggctgagggggtgaagcaccacctctcctagcctagccacaggcttcgaggcctctaagcctcacaatagagaccttatttctacaaaggtatgcccactattaactatcggtagtttacctagtgatctatctttcatacagcaaagttagagtatgttggaggcctccaaccttactgctagaagtcttttgcaatagatagcaactaggtagaagcagtaaaatttaagttacatcctcatttagcatgaatagttatataacctagctatgttttgtactacaatcagcttcttattgccaacagtagactgcaaaacttagctagtataaatatgcaaaatccctacactcccgtaGACACattgtgcctaggtcacctgggtggcgggtctgcccaggtttcctggaaggcattgtgcagtatcgaaagtgtagttgccacgtatcaagggatttccttgatagaccgtgttgcgatGCCTCCTgtgggacatcttcgggtggcatgacaagcccacATACCGTGGACGTAGCATGcataggtcacctggaaggtaagactgcctagattttctggaaggcattgcgtagtcttggtagacagtgaggcTCACACACTGCGggtgccgcttatgcctaggtcacctggaaggtagattatgcccagggtgccctggaaggcattgcataaccttgggtgtcgaagccacgccctgggggatgtcctcggtggcggatatgcggtgctctgaggaatgttgtcgcaaggaatcctcgttgcacgacatgcctacacaccgcgggtgtagcatgcctaggtcacctggaaggcaagactgcttaGGTTTcttagaaggtattgtgtagcctcgatagtgtgtagatgccggttatcaagggactttcTTAGTAATATAGTTATGGCACCCCTCAGGGATTTCTTTGGAGGTGTGACAGggccacgcaccagtaagcattacttgcctaaacccaaggtcacctgaaaaggtttcccagaggaaaggctttgccctggtaggcagtggagcccacacaccgcaggcgtagcatgcctaggtcacctggaaggtaagactgcctaggtttcctggaaggtattgtgtagccttgatACTGTGTGGATGTTGCATATCAGGGGATGGCCCTAATGTGAGGGTGCaatgctctgaggaatgctatcgcaaggaatcctcgttgcacgacatggttatataccgcgggcgcagcatgcctaggtcaccgctaaggcatcaagcctaggtttcctgaaaggtattgcatagctttggtcgtataaatgccatgcgccagggcacatccttggtggacagtgttacGGTGCACCTCGGGTGTTTTCTCGGGAGCACGAcgagcctacacaccgcgggcgtagcatgcctaggtcacttggaaggcaagactgcctaggtttcttgaAAGGTGTTGCGTAGCTTCGATAGTGTATaaggccttcggcattaatacatgtcaccgccaaaacggagagactttcaaaaacctccgcacaatggagagttttacaaaaccccCGGCCAAAACGAAGAGCGgtaccaaaaacctccgcacaacggagagttttacaaaaccccgggcaaaaacggagagctttaccaaacctccgcacaacggagagttttatcAAACCTCCGCCAACACGGAGAGACTTCGAAAAACCTGCGCATAACGGAcagtttaccaaacctccaccaaaacggagagaTTTCAAAAAAACCCCACAAATGGGGAAGTTTTCTGAAAACTCCGCTAGGCAGAACGGTTCTGAAAGGATCTGATGGGAAGAGTacctcggcatcttgaaggcaaatgcctccgtgCCAAAGGGGTACGAAACCCGCTAGCCTCCAAAAGTCACAGCtaacagatcaaaggggtataaaagtCCCCATCCCtatagggaaaggtatgacccgcatgactcaaacacgtatggtaaaaggtaaaattattaccctaccatctcctttaaagacacatttcatacgtcattttatgaaaattataccaacatttaataaaagcccacgctaCGTGGCACGGAAAATagagtggaaccctcgactgtccattTCAGAGGCCACAAATTCAttgtagcggctaagggccgaggtggtcgcGAACCACGTTCCACTCCTGGccctcggctttgcctccgacacaccatcgccaggctctggatggagtacctccggagtcaggcagcggctaagggccgaggggatcgcGGACCACTTCCCTCGTttggccctcggcttcgcctccgacacgctgtcgctAGGCTTCGGAcgaagtacctctggagccggcagcggctaagggctgagggggtcgcggaccacctctccctcctaTCCTTCGgtttcgcctctgacacaccgtcgcaaggctccggatggagtacctctggagctggacagtggctaagggccgagggaggtctcggaccacctctcccatctagccttcagcttcgcctccaacatgtTGTCACCGGGCTTTAGATGGGTCACCTCTGAAGTTGGGCAGTGGCTAGGAGCCCGAAGGGACGCAGTCTATCTCCGAGAGCTTGTCCCCAAGAATCCCAACAGGGCCTCGCCGGGTCGAAAGTCTCAAACAAGATTGGAAAAAGGCCCGGCCAAATACCAAACTCGGGGAGAACATGATGGCCGGGAACGGCGAAGTCACCAACACCTCACCCGGCCATCTTTAGctaccctacgtatctaccgTCACCAGAGCCCCAAGTCCACCTCTCTCCGAGAAGAAAATGAAGCCGGTTACAATCTATGCAAGGTCTCGATACCCCAGTCATCCGAAAAACCAGCAACGAAGAGGGCGAGGAAGTACAGtacgaaggcacgaaggcacacatacATACGGTCACCCATTCGAAAGATACCCTTGCACTCCGATACAGAAAGAGACACGACCGTCCCtgaaggtccatattatattattaaacaactagtacattcGGAGGACGCATACAAAGAGCGACAGTACAGAGATAGCTACGAAGGAGATAGACCCTgacagagcaaaccaggggggagaaagagtacaaggtgactaggtCAAGCCATAGGCCCACAACAAGGCCATAGTCGACCGTGAGACACGAATGTCTCGTGACTTCACCAAGAGCTCCCTCTAgaagaccgccttcacctcctacgggtcccggcaggggccacgcatggggcGGCATATACGCCTCATCTGCGTCCTGCTGCTGTGGAGGTCGATACAGTAGCCAGCTCCCGAGCTAtcggaggacgaagaagagtccgaggaggtcactaGCGGGGCCTTCTCTCTCACCTTCCCAACCCCCTCCTTCACCATCAAAGTTGCCATCATCTCCGCAGACACCTGCttctcctcatcaccctccccCCCCACACACGAGACCCCAGTCGGTCTCCTCATCGTTgtcagagatatcgatgatcccAACGGGCATGGCCTCCCAAGCCAAGGGTCAGGCCGGAGCGATAGGCAGCCACGTCCCCTGCATAGATGGAAGCAGCATGGCCACCAGCGCCTCTGCTAATGACTGAAACGGTCTATCTCCCgaagaagccatcgagatcattgacatctccaaagaggataaggaggaagacgacgccatactcaagtcaaggttaactactCACTCATAGGGCTGTGGAGAATCCAACCaggtgaccccagctttatacccgggccaagcagccaTGTAAGCTCGGGAGATGAAGTGGAACTGACGCAGCAGTGTCCCCCCATTGAATGCCTGAGGGGACCGTGGCCATACCCCGGTCGTTCCGCCAACACGTGGCACCGTTCCATGAcgaatgcctcgttttctcgcacggacgtcccgttacattaataacccagactcctttTGGCGCGTGACAGGGGCATGAGCATAAGACCCTAAATGACCCCccgcattgtccagtcagaacgcgGCAGTGGCACGTCTCATCTTGCCAGGCAAACACATGAGGTTCCCCGATCCTACACATAATCTCTACTATGGCGACCtcaaaaggaaagaagaacCATTACCAAAGCAATTCGGATAGCCTGTATCGGCCTTAGCACGGACCCCAGAgtgcaccacctccatcgatgCCCCTCTAGCCCGGGGTCCCGACACCGTGCATGCCAGCTCCAACAGGCTCCGGAGCATATCGCCACCGCCAGTACACCATCAACCTTGGGCCTCGCCATCGACGCCCACGGTTCCCGACAAAAAAACTTCTTACGAACAGGGAATTGCCatcgggcatccttgatactataccaggttggagttggttttcctctataTCATCTCCCCCTCCAAAACATctgggcccgagaatgaggggatactgttggggaaaaataaaccagcctgaggataatggttgaagattactatctaggtccctccggagcTTTGATCttcggaccctcagctaaaggctcgacctccgaaggcaTCAGGTTCCTTCGCGtcacctcttcgtacctgcaaagccttcccttggcttaaccagcctggcctcccgaaggctcagccttagcctcccaaagcccggcctcccgaagcctggcCCCCCGAAACCTCAgtcccccgaagcctcagcctctcgaagcctcgaTCCCCCGAAgcttcagcctcccgaagccccggccttccggagtcctgcctcccgaagccttcacccCTCgcagccatgcctcccgaggcccccgtctccagctgctcGAGCCGGCTCCccggaggctacagggtgagtcatcaggcctcaggaaagatccgtcagaaggggagcaccggtcatactttgcctgcaattaagtgaccggcattaaatgcttaggctgatggacgccgctctgacaccccggtgtaatagaggctatcctgacatccctgatagtgcggcgccgggccgcagttggcgaccgACACACCCCTCATGGTGCAGGCACCGCGATTGTTACtacgatagatatttatctcccatgtagggtagaaagtagttattcgggataaggcctagtaattcggtcagatcctagatatttgtgcattgtgataacttgtacgggCTAGAGGGGGCTATACGGCAGAAAGACatagaggtgaaaaaacaccaagtcacgctgtgatactccccccgagatcgatctatttttttactatcaatacattcgtggtgttccttcctcttaaacttcatctctaagcttgagtctcctccttagaagaaactctcgccatacttgctgggacaaggcgaactcttgctccaacaatatgGGTACTGCACTTAGCAAACAATATACATCATTGTTTAACATTGTGAGTCACAAAAATACTATAGTGGTGAAGGTAATAAGCACTATACAGCTTCATATATCCTTCTGTAGGTCGATTATAGGAGATAAACTTATAGCATGGTATAGCCTAGTAACCAACCTAGTTAATATACATTTGTCTAAAGAAAGGAATGCCTTTGGATAGAACCTACATACGAATAGACAATTCTCAGCTCAATGTATGTATCAACATATGGCTAGCAAAAGCATATCCTTTCCTAGTAATTTTTTGTGGCAATTAAAACTTTTATTGaagataaatatttttctttggtaTGTGAAGAGAGGTGTTATTCTGACCAAAGATAATTTAGCAGAACGCAATTGCcacaagaatatcaaatattccTTTTGTAATCCAAATAAAAACATACAACACATGTTTTTTGATTGTCATTTCACTAAATCAATTTGCAGTGTTGTCAGAATTACTCTTGATATAAATACATATAGAAATATTATGCATCTGATAGGTGATTGACTTAGGGGTGTTGGGCAAAAGCATAATAATAAAATCTTTGTTGATGAAACAACTTTATATTAACCATACTGGCTCCAACATTAAAGTTTGTTATAGATAGAAGAAAGGGAAGATGAGCATAAGGTATGTCAAAGATTAAAGATGTTGCTATGTAAGTCTTCTCTAATAATAGGTGATGATTTGGTAGATAATATTTCAATTattatgtagttttttttatctatttcatatTCAAATATGGTTGCTTGCGTAGCAACTCTCCTTCATGTCCAAGTCTCGCAGTCCTATCCTTCGAAGGCGGTAAACATTCTGCTTTCATTCCAACTTTTCCAGCAGCTGTCCTGGAGCCTATTCCGTACGTAAAAAATGACCTCTCGTAGGTCCTACTCTGTCTATTGGTCTAAGCCGGCTGtgcttttcattttattttatctttccGCGAGGGCCTCTGCTTTCCTCGAGGGAATACGACGAGCACTCATCTCCAGCATTCAGGTGGTCCTAATAATGAATTAAGCTATGTGCACCGTATTAAAGAACGTATTTTAAATCGTCGAAGCATTGCAGTCAACCCAAAGCATCTTGCCCTATTCCGAATTCCAAGCTTTTTCCGAATCCCTTTCTTACTTTACCCCACCCCACAATTCCCGTTCACATTCCCAGTTTCCCACCCCTAAAGTGGCAACACAAACCCTAGACCCGTCCCCCGCACAAACCCCAGCAGCCGGAGCGAGACACCTAGAGCGCGCCATCGAGCGAGCGAGGCGAGAGAGATGGGGCGGCCGTACGCAGTGAAGGGGCGGAAGAAGAAGCGCAAGCTCGACGATGCCGCAGCCTCCGACGCCGCCCCGCCCGCTGAAGAGGCGGAGGAGCTGCCACCGCCGGAGAAGGCCGACGAGGAGAAGGGGAAggatcaggaggaggtggtggaagaggaggtcagggcggcggcggaggggctccCGGTCGTGCCCCGGCCGGTGGACGGGAAGCGGCGGCCCGGCGCGATCTTCGTGCTCGAGAGGGCATGCCTCGAAGTCGGCAAAGTCGGCAAGGTTCGGTGGCTCGGCTGTAGCAATAAATTGCTCTGTTTCTTGTGCTCTTCTACAACGATTTTTTTGGGGCTATGTTAGATGTTTAGGTCCGATTTGGGTTCGGTCTTACGCCTAGAGTGAGGAAAGTTGTTAAGCAATTAGTTTCCTCATGCGTTCTAATACTGTTAAAATTGGGGAAAGCGGAGTAATTTTCGCCTATGAGTGAAATTGAAACGGTTTGTTCGGAGAACCGTATATGTTCGTCACGTGCAACTTGTTTTGCGGAAAAGAGCTCACTTTGATAATTTCGCTTTTCTTGCATGTGGAACTGCATTAGTTAATATTCGAATATTAGTGGAATACGTGTATGCTTTGTATCAGGAGTGCATCTTGTGATTGTGTAACAGTAGAAGATTTTTATAGTTGGACGAAAGAGATTCCTGTTAGGTGTTCGTGACTTGGTGTAGGTGTATTATCAAAAGTTTAATTTGGATTAGACCAATAGTTTTCCTCTGTTTGCAAGGCCCATATGATAGTGAGGCGTCCAGCTTTCTTTGGCATGTGATGGCATCACATCATTGTCGATTTTCGGCTATAAGTTGTGCAAATGTTTTCCCGGAAAAATGATTGATGCTTGCCCAATTAGAATGCCAATGTTAATTGTGTCTTTACCATTCACCTCAGTGTACACTTGGTGTGGTCCATTGTTGACAGATTATTTTATTATGTAAAAAGCATATCTGAACTTCCTGATTTGTTACTCTTGTTGAGCACTGCTAGTAACTTTTATCATTTCAAAGCTTCAGTTTcattggaaaagaaaagggtCAAGCAAAACATCTGGATGCTTTCTTTCTAAGCAAATGGTTTTCATAAATGCGTAGTAGTTTTGACAATTCTCTTAACAGTGCAGACTATGCTAATCTTGAACTCAGATGATCATGCTAATTATTTGAGGAAGCAGGAACGCAATCCTGCTGATTACAGGCCTGATATCATTCATCAGGTAATGCAAATTTCTTGTTGTTTTAATGTTCTTGAAACTACTAGCATATGAACTGAAAGATGTCCACTTTATGTTCAATCCTCAAGTCATTGCTTGAAGTAAATGGAAATCTGACTTAATCTTCTGTATGAAATCATCTTGGGGTTTCTATTTACATTTTCCCATTGATCATCCCGTGTCATCTGTTTCTTCTTTTGGGGGGCTTGCCACAGTTCTCTGGGTATCTCATTGTTGTGGTGGCTCCATGGACATAAGTGTCTGAGTGAGGTTACTACACAGAGCTGCTCTTTATGTgattgcaaaaataaaaaaataaaaaaattgagtgaTCTAAAGGAAAACAGTTGATTATGCCTGCCCAACAATCATTCCTCTCATTCCTTTCGGACATCCTTCCCAACAAGTCTTACATAAGTTGATTTTGTTCAAAATATTGTGCAGGCTCTACTGGCAATATTTGATAGCCCTCTAACTAAGGCTGGAAGGTTACAAGCTGTTTATGTGAGGACTGAAAAGGGAGTGTTGTTTGAAATCAAACCTCATGTTCGCATGCCACGAACATTTAAACGTTTCTGTGGTTTGATGTGTAAGTTACTAATAAAACTCGTATGTCTTGTGTATCTTTTGTGTTTCTATTATTTTGATAATTGTGCTGATGTGCAAGTAACTATATAATATTTCAGCACAACTGTTGCAAAAGCTGAGCATTACAGCAGTTGGGAAGCGTGAGAAACTTCTTAATGTTATTAAAAATCCTGTTACCCGCTATCTCCCTGTTGGTGCACGGAAGATTGGTGAGTTTATTTTGTTCAGTAAAACATGTTTCCGTACCAGGGAGATATGCtaattgatttattttttacaCTTAGGACTTTCATATAGTGCGGAGAAATCAGTCAACTTGTTTGACTATGTTGCCAAAACCAGTGATGATGAAACCCTTGTGTTTGTGGTGAGTAAAAGCTGTGATAGTGATATTAAGCTAAACTGCTTTTGATCCCCTGCTACTTATGCCTAATCCCATGCTGTCTGCACATTGTTCCAGGT
Coding sequences:
- the LOC133918808 gene encoding uncharacterized protein LOC133918808 gives rise to the protein MGRPYAVKGRKKKRKLDDAAASDAAPPAEEAEELPPPEKADEEKGKDQEEVVEEEVRAAAEGLPVVPRPVDGKRRPGAIFVLERACLEVGKVGKTMLILNSDDHANYLRKQERNPADYRPDIIHQALLAIFDSPLTKAGRLQAVYVRTEKGVLFEIKPHVRMPRTFKRFCGLMSQLLQKLSITAVGKREKLLNVIKNPVTRYLPVGARKIGLSYSAEKSVNLFDYVAKTSDDETLVFVVGAMAHGKIDKEYSDDYIQICNYPLSAACCLNRICSALEQKWNIQ